One segment of Peromyscus leucopus breed LL Stock chromosome 5, UCI_PerLeu_2.1, whole genome shotgun sequence DNA contains the following:
- the LOC114701759 gene encoding prolactin-3D4-like isoform X2 produces MPLALTFPSSGVCMLLMVSNLLLWEHVASKPTGFVSTEDLYDRVVDQSHTTYFLAADLYHEFDMKYFRSSWYKTRMPSLCHTASIHTPQSRDEAHETKTEDLLKTMINISHAWEEPLKHLVSAVPTLPEASDKMLKTANAVKDKTHVLLEGMKTILSRSQHEVEKDSYPVWSGLADLQSSDEDTHLFAFYSLVRCLRRDTHKIDAFLKLLRCREVFKNECF; encoded by the exons ATGCCGCTTGCTTTGACTTTCCCAAGCTCTG GGGTATGTATGTTACTGATGGTGTCAAATCTGCTGCTTTGGGAGCATGTGGCCTCCAAACCAACTGGCTTTGTGTCCACTGAAGACCTGTATGACCGAGTGGTTGATCAGTCTCATACTACGTATTTCCTGGCTGCAGATTTATACCATGAATTT GACATGAAATATTTCAGGAGCAGTTGGTACAAGACCAGAATGCCCAGCCTATGCCACACTGCTTCCATCCACACTCCACAGTCTCGTGATGAAGCCCATGAAACAAAA ACTGAAGACCTTCTCAAAACAATGATCAATATTTCCCATGCCTGGGAAGAACCGCTGAAACACCTGGTTTCTGCAGTGCCCACCCTCCCTGAAGCTTCTGATAAAATGCTGAAAACAGCCAATGCTGTGAAGGACAAAACCCATGTGCTTCTGGAAGGAATGAAGACCATACTCAGTAGG AGCCAACATGAAGTTGAAAAAGATTCGTACCCTGTCTGGTCTGGACTGGCAGACTTGCAATCATCTGATGAAGACACTCACCTTTTTGCCTTTTATAGCCTGGTCCGCTGCCTGAGAAGGGACACTCATAAAATTGACGCTTTCCTCAAGCTCCTGAGGTGCCGAGAGGTCTTTAAAAATGAGTGTTTTTAA
- the LOC114701759 gene encoding prolactin-3D4-like isoform X1: MPLALTFPSSAGVCMLLMVSNLLLWEHVASKPTGFVSTEDLYDRVVDQSHTTYFLAADLYHEFDMKYFRSSWYKTRMPSLCHTASIHTPQSRDEAHETKTEDLLKTMINISHAWEEPLKHLVSAVPTLPEASDKMLKTANAVKDKTHVLLEGMKTILSRSQHEVEKDSYPVWSGLADLQSSDEDTHLFAFYSLVRCLRRDTHKIDAFLKLLRCREVFKNECF; the protein is encoded by the exons ATGCCGCTTGCTTTGACTTTCCCAAGCTCTG CAGGGGTATGTATGTTACTGATGGTGTCAAATCTGCTGCTTTGGGAGCATGTGGCCTCCAAACCAACTGGCTTTGTGTCCACTGAAGACCTGTATGACCGAGTGGTTGATCAGTCTCATACTACGTATTTCCTGGCTGCAGATTTATACCATGAATTT GACATGAAATATTTCAGGAGCAGTTGGTACAAGACCAGAATGCCCAGCCTATGCCACACTGCTTCCATCCACACTCCACAGTCTCGTGATGAAGCCCATGAAACAAAA ACTGAAGACCTTCTCAAAACAATGATCAATATTTCCCATGCCTGGGAAGAACCGCTGAAACACCTGGTTTCTGCAGTGCCCACCCTCCCTGAAGCTTCTGATAAAATGCTGAAAACAGCCAATGCTGTGAAGGACAAAACCCATGTGCTTCTGGAAGGAATGAAGACCATACTCAGTAGG AGCCAACATGAAGTTGAAAAAGATTCGTACCCTGTCTGGTCTGGACTGGCAGACTTGCAATCATCTGATGAAGACACTCACCTTTTTGCCTTTTATAGCCTGGTCCGCTGCCTGAGAAGGGACACTCATAAAATTGACGCTTTCCTCAAGCTCCTGAGGTGCCGAGAGGTCTTTAAAAATGAGTGTTTTTAA